A window of the Candidatus Poribacteria bacterium genome harbors these coding sequences:
- a CDS encoding Gfo/Idh/MocA family oxidoreductase has protein sequence DMNERKRLRVAMIGCGGLARGVLLPALTLVDELRLVATCDLRRDAAVDAADRFRAERAYTDYSELLAAEDLDGVLMAAPPAIHTEAGIVALERGLHVYTEKPPSMTAAGAKRFRDAARGTTAKVLMGTVQRHCPVNRMAKEIISRPGFGEPIVYQARYLCPGPGMRMDWGLDRDSDADMFRFFLLDHIIHHLDLTRFFMGDIAAVSAMRSQTNSEQYAGVIQYRFGSGIVGSQTIAFRSPVFENRTLIAGDGPAWVETHNWSKLTYSIPDLPVGTGGYNDGRIITWDGGIGYQNGVIRPGYREEITAWARAILDGTECRADLDDGYREMLLIDAIIESLRTGGEVTLAYD, from the coding sequence GACATGAACGAGCGCAAGCGCCTACGCGTCGCGATGATCGGATGCGGCGGGCTCGCCCGGGGCGTGCTGCTGCCGGCGCTGACGCTGGTCGACGAACTGCGTCTCGTCGCCACCTGCGACCTTCGACGCGACGCCGCCGTGGACGCCGCCGACCGCTTCCGCGCCGAACGCGCCTACACCGACTACAGCGAGCTCCTCGCCGCCGAAGACCTCGACGGCGTCCTGATGGCGGCTCCTCCGGCGATCCATACCGAAGCGGGCATCGTCGCGCTGGAACGCGGGCTCCACGTCTACACCGAGAAGCCGCCGTCGATGACCGCCGCCGGAGCCAAGCGGTTCCGCGACGCCGCGCGCGGCACGACCGCGAAGGTTCTCATGGGAACCGTGCAGCGGCACTGCCCGGTGAACCGGATGGCGAAGGAGATCATCTCCCGACCCGGGTTCGGCGAGCCGATCGTCTATCAGGCGCGGTACCTCTGTCCGGGTCCCGGCATGCGGATGGATTGGGGGCTCGACCGCGATTCGGACGCGGACATGTTCCGCTTCTTCCTGCTGGATCACATCATCCACCATCTCGACCTGACTCGGTTCTTCATGGGCGATATCGCGGCGGTCTCGGCGATGCGGAGCCAGACGAACTCCGAGCAGTATGCGGGCGTTATCCAGTACCGATTCGGGAGCGGCATCGTCGGGAGCCAGACGATCGCGTTCCGCTCGCCGGTGTTCGAGAACCGCACGCTCATCGCCGGCGACGGGCCCGCGTGGGTCGAGACCCACAACTGGTCGAAGCTGACCTACTCGATTCCCGACCTTCCTGTCGGCACGGGCGGATATAACGACGGCAGGATCATCACCTGGGACGGGGGAATCGGGTATCAGAACGGCGTCATCCGTCCCGGATACCGCGAGGAGATCACGGCGTGGGCGCGCGCCATCCTCGATGGGACGGAGTGCCGCGCCGATCTGGACGACGGATACCGCGAGATGCTCCTCATCGACGCGATCATCGAGAGCCTGCGCACAGGCGGAGAGGTGACACTCGCCTATGATTGA
- a CDS encoding SMP-30/gluconolactonase/LRE family protein — MPAPRIVADVACVCGEGPLWHPTERCVYWTDIDSAKLYRYDPASGNHELVLDGETVGGFTIQADGSLLLFMDRGRIAVWRDGTLTNVVDEIPDERESRFNDVVADPVGRVFCGTMPSPERLGRLYRLDCDGTLTVVLEDVRCSNGMGFTLDRQRMYFTDSEMYEISLFEYDRATGNLSNRRAFHRNAPAAGLPDGMTVDAEGCIWSARWDGSRLVRLLPTGALMQTVAFPVLKVSSVTFGGDDLTDMYITTAGGEDRALNGAHAGSLFHLNLGIRGLPEFASRIGL, encoded by the coding sequence ATGCCGGCGCCCCGCATCGTAGCCGACGTCGCGTGCGTCTGCGGCGAAGGACCCCTGTGGCATCCGACCGAGCGCTGCGTCTACTGGACCGACATCGATAGCGCGAAGCTGTATCGCTACGACCCGGCTTCCGGGAACCACGAGCTCGTCCTCGACGGCGAGACGGTCGGCGGGTTCACGATCCAGGCGGACGGATCGCTGCTGCTGTTCATGGATCGCGGGCGGATCGCCGTCTGGCGTGACGGCACGCTGACGAACGTCGTCGACGAGATACCGGACGAACGGGAGTCGCGATTCAACGACGTCGTCGCGGACCCGGTCGGACGCGTCTTCTGCGGGACAATGCCCAGCCCCGAACGGCTCGGACGGCTCTACCGGCTCGACTGCGACGGCACGCTCACGGTCGTCCTCGAAGACGTGCGCTGCTCGAACGGGATGGGCTTCACGCTCGACCGCCAGCGCATGTACTTCACCGATTCCGAGATGTACGAGATCAGCCTGTTCGAGTACGACCGGGCAACCGGGAACCTGTCGAACCGCCGCGCCTTTCACCGGAACGCGCCCGCCGCCGGCTTGCCCGACGGGATGACCGTCGATGCCGAAGGCTGCATCTGGTCGGCGCGCTGGGACGGCTCCCGGCTGGTTCGACTGCTTCCCACCGGCGCGTTGATGCAGACCGTGGCGTTCCCGGTGCTCAAGGTCTCCAGCGTCACGTTCGGCGGCGACGATCTGACGGACATGTACATCACGACGGCGGGAGGCGAGGATCGCGCGCTGAACGGCGCTCACGCCGGATCGCTGTTCCATCTGAATCTCGGCATTCGCGGTCTGCCGGAGTTCGCTTCGCGCATCGGACTGTAG